One segment of Pseudodesulfovibrio sp. 5S69 DNA contains the following:
- a CDS encoding glycosyltransferase family 4 protein — MKPPLFILDQWASPNLQAGTSKNWLYAGLGESFNVAMVNADTPFVKKRIGCACLAKALLARPMDLRREYHRQLEWAAKFPAAFKARTRRFQKALDRTVGIGATFQVGCLFGPVKAQGMVHFSYHDQNVAMVERLWPDWMPRRFSRLRERFYELERASMQAKDMVFTYSECTRRSMIEDYGLPPERVMVAPTACKIPYPDADRVLAGRKEKLLFAATEFYRKGGDLVFEAFKELRRRRPGLELVLVGVAADEPLPEGARHLGLVPFGTLMEEYLSASLILHPARHDAYPNVLKEAQACGLPAVVSDSMGIPEIVTHGETGVVMERNDVPTLVESVERLLDAPDRLHAMRERCLVDRDRFNPESCVRRIADAMREVMERAGA; from the coding sequence GTGAAGCCGCCGTTGTTTATCCTTGATCAGTGGGCCAGCCCGAACCTCCAGGCCGGAACCAGCAAGAACTGGCTGTACGCCGGGCTGGGGGAGTCCTTCAACGTGGCCATGGTCAACGCGGACACGCCTTTCGTGAAGAAGCGGATCGGTTGCGCCTGCCTGGCCAAGGCACTTCTGGCCCGGCCCATGGACCTGCGCCGGGAGTACCATCGCCAACTGGAATGGGCCGCCAAGTTCCCGGCGGCGTTCAAGGCCAGGACCCGGCGCTTCCAGAAAGCCCTGGACCGCACCGTCGGCATCGGCGCGACTTTTCAGGTGGGATGCCTCTTCGGCCCGGTGAAGGCACAGGGCATGGTCCATTTTTCCTACCATGACCAGAACGTGGCCATGGTCGAGCGTCTCTGGCCTGACTGGATGCCGAGGCGTTTCTCCCGGCTCAGGGAGCGGTTCTACGAGCTCGAAAGGGCCTCCATGCAGGCCAAGGACATGGTCTTCACCTACAGCGAGTGCACCCGCCGGTCCATGATCGAGGATTACGGCCTGCCGCCGGAAAGGGTCATGGTGGCCCCCACCGCGTGCAAGATTCCCTACCCGGACGCGGACCGGGTCCTGGCCGGCCGCAAGGAAAAGCTGCTCTTCGCGGCAACGGAATTTTACCGCAAGGGCGGGGACCTGGTTTTCGAGGCCTTCAAGGAGCTTCGCCGCCGCCGGCCCGGACTGGAGCTGGTGCTGGTGGGCGTGGCGGCGGACGAGCCCCTGCCGGAGGGGGCACGTCACCTGGGCCTGGTCCCCTTCGGGACGCTGATGGAGGAGTACCTCTCCGCCTCCCTCATTCTCCACCCCGCCCGGCACGACGCCTATCCCAACGTCTTGAAGGAGGCTCAGGCCTGCGGGCTGCCCGCCGTGGTCTCGGACTCCATGGGGATCCCCGAGATCGTCACCCACGGCGAGACCGGCGTCGTCATGGAGCGAAACGACGTGCCCACGCTGGTCGAGTCGGTGGAGCGTCTGCTGGACGCCCCGGACAGGCTGCACGCCATGCGCGAGCGATGCCTGGTCGACAGGGATCGCTTCAACCCGGAATCCTGCGTGCGGCGCATCGCGGATGCCATGCGCGAAGTCATGGAGAGGGCGGGCGCATGA